GACGATACCAAAAATTGGCGACCCCATATTTTGGTGCTTTCCGGCGCGCCGACGAAACGCTGGTCTTTGATTGAGTTGGCGAATAGTTTAACCCACAACCGGGGATTAATTACCGTGGCGACGGTATTACCGGGCGGATCGCGCAGCATTACCCAACAGGAAGAGTTAGAAGCCACGATCCACGAGTATTTGGAACGGCGCGGGGTGCAAGCCTTAGTGCGATCGCTAACCGCCCCCGATCCCTTTGAAGGGGCGCAGCGTCTAGTCGAAATTTATGGAATAGGGCCTTTAGTCCCGAATACGATTTTACTGGGGGATAGCGAAGAATCCTCTCGGCGCGATCGCTATTGCCAACTGATCGCCCATCTCTACCAAGCCAGACGCAATGTAATTATCCTGCGCGAAAATGCCCAGCAGGGCTTTGGTCAACGCCGACACATCGATATTTGGTGGGGCGGGTTGCACGCCAATGGCGGGTTGATGGTACTCTTGGCCGAACTTTTGCAAACCGATCTCAACTGGCGCAACGCTCAAGTTTACCTCAAATTAATGGTTCCTGACGAAACAGCCGCCCAAGCCGCCCAGACCAATATCCATCAGGTACTGCAACAGTTACGCTTTCGCGCCATTCCCCAAATCTTAATTGCCAACGGGCGGTCGTTTGATGAGGTTTTACGCGAGTCTTCCCAAAAAGCAGATTTGATTTTTATGGGAATTGCCACCCCCAAAGACAATTTCACCCAGTATTATGAGAATTTGCAATTGCGAACGGTTAATTTACCCACGATCGTGTTTGTCTTGGCAACTTCTAATTTTAAGTTTGCTAAAGTCCTCGCAGAAGATGCGCTTCCCGCCAGCGATTAAACAGAAATTTCAGACAACCTGCGGCAAAATAAGGAAAAATACCCCCACCCGCAGCTATGTCTAAGCAAAAAAAGCACACTCTTAAGTGGGTAAAACAAACCCTAGAGCTAAAAGAGGATCATAACTGGAAATCTGAACCCGGAACGCGGATCTTTGTCGCTGGACGCGGTGCGGTGCGGTTCGATGTCCCTGAAAACTGGCATTTTCAACCCCAGGAAAAGTCTTTTCAGTTTACCGACCGCAAGCCCCCCCACGACGATTGTCGCCTAGAAGCCTCCTATAATTTATTGCCGCCGGGAGAGTGGGCGGAATTTCCTTTAGTTCCTGTGTTAAAAAAGCTAGTCAAAGAGGACGAACGCAACCCCATTGAAATTGGGGAAGTGGTGAAACTGAACCGACAAACCGCCCGAATTGTTTGGTCGCAAATGAAGTTTATTGACCCCATTGAGAACCGCGAAGCCTATTCTCGAATTTGTATTGGTTTGGGTTCTAACGTGCAATGTTTAATTACGTTTGACTATTGGGTAGACGATGCTGAAAAGTTTACCCCAGTTTGGGATGGAGTGATGAATTCATTGGTTTTGGGGTTATTTATTCGCGATCCGCGCGCGGGTTTTGCGCTGCCCGACTAAGGGCGCAACACTCGTCCAATTTGGATACGCATAGATGTGAAAATTTCGGTAAAAGGGAGTTAAACCATGCCAGAACCCACCCCTCCCGATCCTCAAACTGAGGACAAGCCAGCCAATCTTTTAGATAAAATCCTAACGGCGATCGAACGGATTGGCGATAAGCTGCCCGATCCCATTACGCTGTTTTTCTTTTTGAGTTTAGCAATTTTGGCGATTAGTGCGATCGCAGCTTGGGCGAATGTCTCGGTTGTCCATCCCGGTACTCAAGAAACCATCAGTGCGGTGTCTTTATTAACCGCCGATGGAGTGCGACGCATTGTTACTGAAGCTACACAGAATTTTATTACTTTCCCGCCTTTAGGGGTGGTTTTAGTGGCTATGTTAGGGGTCGGCGTTGCCGAATATACAGGCTTGCTGGCTGCCGTTTTGCGAAGATTAGTCTTATTTGCCCCTGCTCGATTGATCTCTCCAGTCGTCGTTTTTGCAGGGGTGATGTCTAACCTCGCCTCCGATGCGGGTTATGTAGTTTTAGTCCCTTTAGGTGCGGTTATCTTCCGAGCCTTTAAGCGTCACCCCATTGCTGGATTAGCAGCCGCTTTTGCGGGCGTTTCTGGGGGATTTAGCGCCAATTTGTTGATTGGACCAACGGATTCGTTACTTGCTGGTTTAAGTCAAAGTGCGGCCCAAATCATTGACCCTAACTATGGGGTGAATGCGACGGCAAATTTCTATTTTATGTTTATTTCTACTTTCCTGATTATGCTGGTAGGATGGTACGTTACGGATAAAATCGTTGAGCCGCGTTTAGGGGTTTATCAACCCGAAAATCAGGAAGAAGATATTACTGAACTCACCGCAGCAGAGCGGAAAGGGTTGCGTTGGGCGGGTCTTGCTTTACTCGCTTATTTAGCCTTTATTGCAATTTTAACGCTTCCTCCCCAAGGGATTTTACGCGACCCAGAAACCCAAGCGCTGATTCCTTCTCCATTTATTAACGGGATTGTATTCCTGATTGCGATCGCCTTTTTTATTCCCGGCGTTGTCTACGGGAAAGTAGCTGGAACCATTCAAAACGATCGGGATGTGGCTAAAGGCTTATCTCATTCGATGAGTTCCCTAGGGTATTATATCGCTCTTGCCTTTATTGCCGCCCAATTTATTGCTTACTTCAGTTGGAGTAACTTAGGGGTAATTCTAGCGATTAATGGTGCAGAATTAATTCAAGCTAGTGGTTTCTCCGGGCCACCACTGCTAATTTTATTTATCCTACTCAGTGGCTTTATCAATCTCTTTGTCGGCTCTGCTTCTGCAAAGTGGGCAATTATGGCTCCCGTATTTATTCCCATGTTAATGTTAGTGGGATTGTCGCCAGAACTCACCCAAGCCGCTTATCGCATTGGCGATTCAACGATGAATATTGTCACGCCGTTAATGCCCTATTTTCCAGTGGTGGTTGCTTTCGGTCAAAGATACGATCGCGATTTAGGCATTGGCAAACTCATCTCTTTGATGCTACCCTATTCCCTGGCTTTTTTACTCGCTTGGTCAATCTTATTTGTCGCTTGGTTTGTCTTAAATATTCCCCTAGGCCCTGGCGCACCCATTAGAATTTAATCTCAATAGAACTCAATTCTCAATAAAAAAGGTGAACCTTCCTTTACTCCCCTCACCCTAGGGAGAGGGGTTGGGGGTGAGGGGAAGTTTTCAACTGATTGAAGCACAATTAAAGGGTGTCAAAACTTCGGTAGCTGCTGTCAGCAATAGAGCTACTGTAGGAGCCATTCTTGTGTTTGGCTAGATCCTACCCCTCGCAGTCCTAGTTAAAGCGTAACCTAGGCAGAACCATCAACGGACTGAGGAATGTTGCTATCCTCCCTCAGAACTTGAACCAATAACTGATATATTAAGAAATCGTTCTGTATCCCAACCCTTCGCAATTTTTTATGACTACTGTTGATGATAAATCTGTTGTAAAAGAGTATTTCAACGCTACGGGGTTCGATCGTTGGCGGCGGATCTATGGCGATGGTGAAGTCAATAAAGTTCAGCTTGATATTCGCATCGGACACCAGCAAACGATTGATACTGTCCTAGATTGGTTAAAAGCCGATGATAATTTAAATCATTTGACAATTTGCGATGCGGGATGCGGAGTTGGGAGTTTAAGCATTCCCCTCGCCGAAGCGGGTGCTAAGGTTGAGGCAAGCGACATCTCCGAAAAAATGGTGGGTGAAGCCAAAGAAAGAGCCGAGTCTGAGACGCTAAAAGGTTCTCTGAATTTGAGCGTCCAAGATTTAGAATCTCTTCGAGGTCAGTATCATACGGTGATTTGCCTGGATGTGTTAATTCACTATCCGCAAAACCAAGCGGATGCTATGATTTCGCATCTGTGTTCTTTAAGCGAGTCGCGGGTGATTCTGAGTTTTGCGCCTAAAACTTGCTTCTATAGTTTATTAAAGAAGATTGGCAGTCTGTTTCCCGGTCCTAGTAAAACGACTCGCGCTTATTTGCACAAAGAAGCGGATGTAATCGCGATTTTAGAGAAAAACGGGTTTCAAATTCAACGTCAAGCCATGACCAAAACCCGCTTCTATTTTTCTCGGATCTTGGAAGCAACCCGGAGTGCAAGTTAAAATAAGCAGCGATGAGTAGGGTGGGGCGATCGCAATGAGGCTATTCAAAAAGCTAGCGGCGGGAGTTCTGTTAAGCGCGGGTTGCGTGCTGCTATTAGCCGTAGCCGTCGATCGTCTAGATGAGGTGGATGAAGAAGAAACCCCCATCGCCGCAATTGTCACCGCTTTAGCCCTCGGTGTCCCCGCGATCGCCTCCGGAGGGGCGATCCTCAAGCAACTACATCGCGATCGCCAACAAGCCGAACGCGATCGCCTGCAATCGACCTTTTACCACCTCCTCGAAGCTAACAATGGCCGACTGACGGTTTTGCGGTTGGCAATGGCAGCGAACCTCCCCGCCGCCACGGCTAGACAATACCTCGATGAAAACGCTAAATGCTTCAACGCTGAGTTTGAACCCCTAGATAATGGCGATATTGCCTACCAGTTCTACCTCTAGAAGGGAATTCGATCGCGCGATCGCGCGAGTGCTGATTCTCTCCAAAATGCCTGATTTGGATTGGGTAAGTCTGAATTAAACTAAAGTACATTAGAGGCTGACTATCTGTGAGCAAAATATTTTTGTTCGCTGCGGCTATTTTTGCCGGACTTTCAGTAGCAATGGGGGCATTTGGTTCCCATGCGTTGAAAACCGCCCTAAGCGATCGCGCTTTAGAGATTTTTGAAACGGGAACCCGCTACGAGATGTATCATGCCTTGGGGTTGCTCGCGATCGCTTTACTCCTGAGTCAAACACCCAATGGGCATTTCTGGTTAATTGCTGCCGGTTATGCGTTTATTGTGGGGATTTTCTTATTTTCGGGCAGCCTTTACGCCCTTAGCATGACGGGTATCAAAGGAATGGGAGCCATTACCCCCCTCGGTGGCATTGCCTTTTTATTAGGCTGGGGATGTTTAGCGATCGCCGCTTGGAGTTTCAAATAGTCCTGGGTTGAAAGTGAAACAAGGCGGGACACAACCAGCCTTCTAGGTCGCGTTCCGCAAGAGCAATACCCATTCCCTTTCAAAACGATAGGGACAAATGACCGTCAGGTTTGAGACTGTTCGTAGCTATTGACCAATTGCCACCAACGACTGAGCGGGAAATACACCACCGGGGCCCACAAGCTGCTGAGAATAGCTGAAGAGAGGGCAATTCGCTGATTATCCATCCAGATATCGGTTAAAGTGCGATCGCCTGTCAGATGAAACTGTACGGCTAACACCGTCTCAGCCACAATTGCCATGCCAAACGCGATCAGGGCAATGGAAATAAAATCTTCCTGGATATAGCGCTGCTTCTGAAAATGTCCCGTCAGCGCCCCAACCACAATCAAACTCAAAGCATGAGTGGGATGAGGGCTAGTCATCCCATCTTGCAATAAACCCAAAACCAGACCTGCAAAAGCACCCTGTAGGGTTGTTCGTTTAATGCTCCAAGCCACGACCCAAATCAACGGCCAATTTGGACCAATTCCCAATAACTCCATTCCGGGCAAGCGGGCGGGCAATAAAATGACGCACGCGATCGCCGAAACAATCGTAATCGTCCAATTCAAACATTGACGAGCCGTGGGATTCCATCGCAGTAGACTCTTGAGATTACTCAAGGGGTTGTTCTCCTGAGCTATCCTCTGCTAAACGGGGATTATTTTCCAGCACAATCACCCATTCTAGATAGCCGATGGGAGCCGAAAACTTAACGACCGCCTCCGGAGCCGGACTCTTCGTTAAATCGATCGACTCAACAACACCCACCGGATACCCAGCCGGGAACAGGTGAGAAAACGGAGAAGTCGAAACGATATCTCCCGGACGCACATCAGGAACCTTATCAAAAAATTCCATCACCGCGTTGCTTTCCCCTTGACCCCGCATATAGCCCATAAAGCGGCTGCGGCTAATCGTTACGCCCACTCGACTGCTGGGATCGCTCAGAAGTAAAACTCGACTCGTGTTAGGGGTAACACCGATCACGCGTCCAACCACGCCTCCGGTACCCGTAACGATATACCCTTCCTGAATGCCATCGTTACTCCCCCGACCCAAGGTAATTTGTTTCCACCAATGGTCAGCACTGCGTCCCACAATTGGAGCCACAATTCCTTGTTTTTTCGTCGTCGATTTATAATCGAGGAGTTCTTTTAACTGCTGATTTTGGCTTTCCAGCTCCACTAGGCGAGCTTGGAGTTCTACCATCCGAGCATCCATAAGTTGCTCTTGTTTAGAT
The genomic region above belongs to Desertifilum tharense IPPAS B-1220 and contains:
- a CDS encoding AbgT family transporter: MPEPTPPDPQTEDKPANLLDKILTAIERIGDKLPDPITLFFFLSLAILAISAIAAWANVSVVHPGTQETISAVSLLTADGVRRIVTEATQNFITFPPLGVVLVAMLGVGVAEYTGLLAAVLRRLVLFAPARLISPVVVFAGVMSNLASDAGYVVLVPLGAVIFRAFKRHPIAGLAAAFAGVSGGFSANLLIGPTDSLLAGLSQSAAQIIDPNYGVNATANFYFMFISTFLIMLVGWYVTDKIVEPRLGVYQPENQEEDITELTAAERKGLRWAGLALLAYLAFIAILTLPPQGILRDPETQALIPSPFINGIVFLIAIAFFIPGVVYGKVAGTIQNDRDVAKGLSHSMSSLGYYIALAFIAAQFIAYFSWSNLGVILAINGAELIQASGFSGPPLLILFILLSGFINLFVGSASAKWAIMAPVFIPMLMLVGLSPELTQAAYRIGDSTMNIVTPLMPYFPVVVAFGQRYDRDLGIGKLISLMLPYSLAFLLAWSILFVAWFVLNIPLGPGAPIRI
- the bchM gene encoding magnesium protoporphyrin IX methyltransferase, coding for MTTVDDKSVVKEYFNATGFDRWRRIYGDGEVNKVQLDIRIGHQQTIDTVLDWLKADDNLNHLTICDAGCGVGSLSIPLAEAGAKVEASDISEKMVGEAKERAESETLKGSLNLSVQDLESLRGQYHTVICLDVLIHYPQNQADAMISHLCSLSESRVILSFAPKTCFYSLLKKIGSLFPGPSKTTRAYLHKEADVIAILEKNGFQIQRQAMTKTRFYFSRILEATRSAS
- a CDS encoding DUF423 domain-containing protein, which gives rise to MSKIFLFAAAIFAGLSVAMGAFGSHALKTALSDRALEIFETGTRYEMYHALGLLAIALLLSQTPNGHFWLIAAGYAFIVGIFLFSGSLYALSMTGIKGMGAITPLGGIAFLLGWGCLAIAAWSFK
- the mreD gene encoding rod shape-determining protein MreD, encoding MSNLKSLLRWNPTARQCLNWTITIVSAIACVILLPARLPGMELLGIGPNWPLIWVVAWSIKRTTLQGAFAGLVLGLLQDGMTSPHPTHALSLIVVGALTGHFQKQRYIQEDFISIALIAFGMAIVAETVLAVQFHLTGDRTLTDIWMDNQRIALSSAILSSLWAPVVYFPLSRWWQLVNSYEQSQT
- the mreC gene encoding rod shape-determining protein MreC — its product is MFTLRRWWDRNGLLIVLASLVLGSALYVRQTQAALLFEAYQLVTRPFQSEPSKQEQLMDARMVELQARLVELESQNQQLKELLDYKSTTKKQGIVAPIVGRSADHWWKQITLGRGSNDGIQEGYIVTGTGGVVGRVIGVTPNTSRVLLLSDPSSRVGVTISRSRFMGYMRGQGESNAVMEFFDKVPDVRPGDIVSTSPFSHLFPAGYPVGVVESIDLTKSPAPEAVVKFSAPIGYLEWVIVLENNPRLAEDSSGEQPLE